A single window of bacterium DNA harbors:
- a CDS encoding PD-(D/E)XK nuclease family protein: MSELTVPNWFSPLGVDVSHLTERRGQPLPPGKERDYISWSQIKMVLRCERQYWHRYKEGIKTPPPAYLIQGSNLHKVQEIHYRSRIAGYSGFVNPNDARAAYEYYLKEACEREEIDWAGSSYERTLDDGTTFSKIYFSQIEPSIRPLEVELPFRVKLGDDFPFLLHGYIDLLDGQNGVIIADTKFMSKKPTDLEIRKDLQSTAYAAAYRIERGKRETMCRLDCVIKTKKPYSLMIPIERTNQEIEFFFQIVEGATRKILRMEKEEDAVPDPTHYRCSEGQCGYWRTCMGSYGF, encoded by the coding sequence ATGAGTGAATTAACCGTACCGAACTGGTTTTCCCCTCTCGGGGTGGATGTTTCACACCTGACGGAAAGACGGGGCCAGCCTCTTCCTCCAGGAAAGGAGAGAGATTACATCTCATGGTCCCAGATTAAGATGGTCCTCAGGTGCGAACGCCAGTACTGGCATCGCTACAAGGAAGGAATCAAAACCCCTCCCCCAGCTTACTTGATCCAAGGAAGTAACCTTCACAAGGTCCAGGAAATCCACTACCGCTCAAGAATCGCAGGGTATTCGGGGTTCGTGAACCCCAACGATGCGAGAGCAGCTTACGAGTACTACCTGAAAGAAGCTTGTGAGCGTGAAGAAATTGACTGGGCAGGTAGTAGCTACGAGAGAACCTTGGATGATGGAACAACCTTCAGCAAGATTTACTTCTCTCAGATAGAGCCAAGTATTCGTCCGCTCGAGGTAGAGCTTCCATTTCGTGTCAAGCTAGGCGATGATTTTCCCTTCCTGCTCCATGGCTATATCGATCTTCTTGATGGACAGAATGGAGTCATCATCGCAGACACCAAGTTCATGAGCAAAAAACCTACTGACTTGGAGATTCGCAAGGATCTTCAGAGTACAGCCTATGCTGCTGCGTATCGTATTGAGCGAGGAAAGCGAGAAACCATGTGTAGGCTGGACTGCGTGATCAAGACGAAAAAGCCTTACTCACTGATGATCCCAATCGAGCGAACCAATCAGGAGATCGAGTTCTTTTTCCAGATAGTGGAGGGAGCCACCCGCAAGATTCTCCGGATGGAAAAGGAAGAGGACGCGGTTCCGGATCCAACTCACTATCGTTGCAGTGAAGGGCAGTGCGGGTACTGGCGCACCTGCATGGGTAGCTATGGGTTCTAA